One Euwallacea similis isolate ESF13 chromosome 26, ESF131.1, whole genome shotgun sequence genomic window carries:
- the LOC136417013 gene encoding protein max-like isoform X3 produces MLSEDDREVDVESDDGEDSDNRPSISRPSSGNQFYSQAEKRAHHNALERKRRDHIKDSFSSLRDSVPALNGEKASRAQILKKAAEYIMFMKKKNNSHQQDIEDLKRQNSLLEAQIRTLEKSKQTGVFDSELTRDGFFNDSPSDGSDVESSVQQRPPKKVRGFH; encoded by the exons ATGTTAAGCGAAGACGACAGAGAGGTTGATGTGGAGAGTGAT GATGGAGAAGACTCTGATAATAGACCTTCAATTTCAAGGCCTTCATCTGGAAACCAATTTTATTCACAG GCTGAAAAACGGGCTCATCATAACGCGCTTGAGAGAAAACGGCGTGATCATATCAAAGATAGTTTTAGCAGTTTACGGGACTCTGTTCCGGCATTAAATGGAGAAAAG GCTAGTCGAGCACAAATATTGAAGAAGGCTGCCGAATATATAATgtttatgaagaaaaagaaCAACTCTCATCAACAAGACATTGAAGACCTTAAACGGCAAAATAGCCTTCTGGAAGCACAAA TTCGTACCTTGGAGAAATCCAAACAAACTGGTGTTTTTGATAGTGAGCTAACAAGAGATGGATTCTTCAACGACTCCCCGTCAGATGGTTCAGATGTTGAAAGCTCTGTGCAACAGAGGCCACCTAAAAAAGTCAGAGGGTTTCACTAG
- the LOC136417013 gene encoding protein max-like isoform X2 encodes MLSEDDREVDVESDDGEDSDNRPSISRPSSGNQFYSQPLYTFQAEKRAHHNALERKRRDHIKDSFSSLRDSVPALNGEKASRAQILKKAAEYIMFMKKKNNSHQQDIEDLKRQNSLLEAQIRTLEKSKQTGVFDSELTRDGFFNDSPSDGSDVESSVQQRPPKKVRGFH; translated from the exons ATGTTAAGCGAAGACGACAGAGAGGTTGATGTGGAGAGTGAT GATGGAGAAGACTCTGATAATAGACCTTCAATTTCAAGGCCTTCATCTGGAAACCAATTTTATTCACAG CCATTGTACACTTTTCAGGCTGAAAAACGGGCTCATCATAACGCGCTTGAGAGAAAACGGCGTGATCATATCAAAGATAGTTTTAGCAGTTTACGGGACTCTGTTCCGGCATTAAATGGAGAAAAG GCTAGTCGAGCACAAATATTGAAGAAGGCTGCCGAATATATAATgtttatgaagaaaaagaaCAACTCTCATCAACAAGACATTGAAGACCTTAAACGGCAAAATAGCCTTCTGGAAGCACAAA TTCGTACCTTGGAGAAATCCAAACAAACTGGTGTTTTTGATAGTGAGCTAACAAGAGATGGATTCTTCAACGACTCCCCGTCAGATGGTTCAGATGTTGAAAGCTCTGTGCAACAGAGGCCACCTAAAAAAGTCAGAGGGTTTCACTAG
- the LOC136416975 gene encoding flavin reductase (NADPH), translated as MATIVIFGATGMTGLCVTEAAIKKGLVVRVLLRDPSKLPESLSKQVETIKGNILNYDDVLKTVQGTSAVIVALGTGNDLKPTTDLSEGLKNIVKAMKEANVEVVTICLSAFLFDVMSDRLPPRFKDITEEHRRMYEIIKDSGLKYVAVFAPHIADQPSSTIQVELDKYIGRVVSKYDLGQFLVDAISQPNYYRHVIGIISK; from the exons atggCCACCATCGTTATTTTCGGAGCAACAGGTATGACTGGCTTATGTGTTACAGAGGCAGCTATAAAGAAAG GTCTAGTGGTGCGAGTCCTACTCCGAGACCCCTCAAAACTTCCTGAAAGCTTAAGTAAACAGGTTGAAACTATAAAAGGCaacatattaaattatgaTGATGTCCTCAAAACAGTGCAAGGCACAAGTGCTGTTATAGTTGCTTTAGGCACAGGAAATGACTTAAAACCCACTACTGATTTGAGCGAAGGCTTGAAAAATATAGTAAAGGCCATGAAAGAGGCCAATGTGGAAGTTGTGACTATTTGTCTATCtgcatttttgtttgatgTTATGAGTGACCGATTGCCACCTAGATTTAAAGATATTACAGAGGAACATAGGCGGATGTATGAAATTATAAAAGACTCAGGCCTTAAGTATGTTGCAGTTTTTGCACCACATATTGCAG ATCAGCCGTCTTCAACAATTCAAGTGGAGTTGGACAAATACATTGGTCGGGTAGTTTCAAAATATGATCTTGGTCAATTTTTAGTTGATGCCATAAGTCAGCCCAACTATTATAGGCATGTTATTGGAATAATATCTAAATAA
- the LOC136417013 gene encoding protein max-like isoform X1 — protein MLSEDDREVDVESDDGEDSDNRPSISRPSSGNQFYSQQPLYTFQAEKRAHHNALERKRRDHIKDSFSSLRDSVPALNGEKASRAQILKKAAEYIMFMKKKNNSHQQDIEDLKRQNSLLEAQIRTLEKSKQTGVFDSELTRDGFFNDSPSDGSDVESSVQQRPPKKVRGFH, from the exons ATGTTAAGCGAAGACGACAGAGAGGTTGATGTGGAGAGTGAT GATGGAGAAGACTCTGATAATAGACCTTCAATTTCAAGGCCTTCATCTGGAAACCAATTTTATTCACAG cagCCATTGTACACTTTTCAGGCTGAAAAACGGGCTCATCATAACGCGCTTGAGAGAAAACGGCGTGATCATATCAAAGATAGTTTTAGCAGTTTACGGGACTCTGTTCCGGCATTAAATGGAGAAAAG GCTAGTCGAGCACAAATATTGAAGAAGGCTGCCGAATATATAATgtttatgaagaaaaagaaCAACTCTCATCAACAAGACATTGAAGACCTTAAACGGCAAAATAGCCTTCTGGAAGCACAAA TTCGTACCTTGGAGAAATCCAAACAAACTGGTGTTTTTGATAGTGAGCTAACAAGAGATGGATTCTTCAACGACTCCCCGTCAGATGGTTCAGATGTTGAAAGCTCTGTGCAACAGAGGCCACCTAAAAAAGTCAGAGGGTTTCACTAG
- the MED6 gene encoding mediator of RNA polymerase II transcription subunit 6, with protein sequence MNRLGIAAPSGIADNTLGVSWHDSSWIPILNTSNVMDYFSQASNPFFDRTCNNEIVKMQRLNPDQLQNMTGLEYILLHVQEPILYVIRKQHRHSPQQVTPFADYYIIAGIVYQAPDLASVLNSRLLSAVHYLQGSFEEASSFSRYHPSKGYYWDFKSQKGVEKAKLAEKEKVKEESSSLFQRQRVDMLLGELIKKFPLPVPPQPKVPATVPVKNESENGGQESNNKEKVEVKQENKVSKPPPEKKPRLN encoded by the exons ATGAATCGCCTTGGCATTGCTGCTCCTAGTGGCATTGCAGACAACACTTTAGGAGTCTCATGGCACGATTCCTCTTGGATTCCCATCTTAAATACTTCAAATgttatggattatttttctcaagccTCAAATCCATTCTTTGATAGGACAtgcaataatgaaattgtcAAGATGCAGAGACTAAACCCAGATCAGTTACA gaatATGACTGGACTGGAATATATCCTCCTACATGTGCAAGAACCCATTTTATATGTCATTAGAAAACAACATAGACACAGTCCTCAACAAGTGACACCATTTGCAGATTATTACATCATTGCTGGAATAGTGTACCAAGCTCCAGATTTAGCCAGTGTTTTAAACTCTCGGCTG TTGTCTGCAGTGCATTACTTACAAGGTTCATTTGAAGAAGCATCAAGTTTTTCTAGATACCACCCAAGCAAAGGCTATTACTGGGATTTTAAGTCTCAAAAAGGAGTGGAAAAAGCCAAATTAGCTGAGAAAGAGAAAGTTAAAGAAGAGTCAAGTTCACTATTTCAAAGGCAGAGGGTAGATATGTTGTTAGGGGAATTGATAAAGAAGTTTCCACTACCAGTGCCTCCCCAGCCTAAAGTGCCAGCCACAGTACCTGTGAAGAATGAAAGTGAGAATGGAGGACAGGAAAGTAATAATAAGGAGAAGGTAGAGGTTAAGCAGGAGAATAAAGTTAGTAAGCCTCCACCAGAAAAGAAACCTAGACTGAATTGA
- the ND-15 gene encoding NADH dehydrogenase [ubiquinone] iron-sulfur protein 5, giving the protein MSILTPYLKSPFTDFTGAIISSQWGEQPCRDMEMRALECLEAYGIDRGLTLKKCETLINDFRECSMKVKQKSRVHAMNAERQRQYNAGERSKENKYSKNPPSPEVY; this is encoded by the coding sequence ATGTCAATTTTAACCCCATATCTGAAATCGCCCTTTACTGATTTCACTGGAGCCATAATAAGCAGTCAATGGGGTGAACAACCTTGCAGAGACATGGAAATGAGAGCCCTAGAGTGTCTTGAAGCTTATGGAATAGACAGAGGCCTAACGTTGAAGAAATGCGAGACATTGATCAATGATTTCCGAGAATGTAGCATGAAAGTGAAACAAAAAAGTAGAGTGCATGCTATGAATGCTGAACGTCAGCGACAATACAATGCTGGTGAACGAAGTAAGGAGAATAAGTATAGCAAGAATCCACCTTCACCTGAGGTATATTAA
- the LOC136417017 gene encoding cytochrome c oxidase subunit 7A2, mitochondrial-like gives MNVSKKLFPLTQTVVRGTRQASNLTEVPSPRYAKMKKNQEKFGVDDSVPVHLKGGYGDRVLAISTIAGVLVGTGLALHTFYTLAFKR, from the exons ATGAATGTCTCAAAG aaactgTTTCCTCTTACTCAAACAGTTGTTAGAGGAACTCGTCAAGCTTCTAATTTAACAGAAGTACCAAGCCCTCGTTATGCTAAGATGAAGAAGAATCAAGAGAAGTTTGGG gttGATGATAGTGTTCCAGTTCATCTAAAAGGTGGATATGGAGACAGAGTACTAGCCATTTCCACCATTGCAGGTGTGTTAGTGGGTACTGGGTTAGCACTACACACTTTCTACACCCTTGCCTTTAAGCGCTAA
- the Naa80 gene encoding N-alpha-acetyltransferase 80: MEIKVLPLHEHWERLQDCCNLINSEWKRSDTARLRSLKASCNKLPTSLILLKAQKLIGHLKISPIPSIKDGCFIETVVIDQAERGNGFGSILMRKAEEYCKENLKLCVIFLSTKGQEGFYNKLGYIECQPISIYGDFSSTGMTNLVSNGNLDANVMGSVLSNCNNVPTAPPMPNINNKHLSISKTYMKKEL; the protein is encoded by the coding sequence ATGGAAATAAAGGTGTTACCCTTACATGAACACTGGGAACGTCTTCAGGACTGCTGCAACCTTATAAATAGTGAATGGAAAAGAAGTGACACTGCTAGACTAAGAAGTTTAAAAGCTTCCTGTAATAAACTGCCAACATCATTGATTCTCTTGAAAGCACAGAAGCTTATAGGCCATCTGAAAATATCACCAATACCTAGTATAAAAGATGGTTGTTTTATTGAGACTGTGGTTATTGACCAAGCAGAAAGAGGCAATGGGTTTGGGTCAATCTTGATGAGGAAAGCTGAGGAATATTGTAAAGAAAACTTGAAGttatgtgtaatttttttatctacaaAGGGACAAGAGggattttacaataaattaggTTACATTGAATGTCAGCCAATCTCTATTTATGGAGACTTTTCTTCAACAGGAATGACCAATTTAGTTAGTAATGGTAATTTAGATGCCAATGTGATGGGTAGTGTTTTAAGCAACTGCAATAATGTTCCTACAGCACCACCAATgccaaatattaataataaacatttgagtatttcaaaaacatatatGAAAAAGGAACTATAA
- the Lasp gene encoding LIM and SH3 domain protein F42H10.3, giving the protein MNKGCARCEKTVYPTEELKCLDKVWHKLCFKCKDCGMALNMRNYKGFNKEPYCDAHVPKAKATTMAETPELKRIAENTKIQSNVKYHADFEKSKGKFTQVADDPETLRIKQNTKIISNVAYHGELQRKADMEQRRQLNENGNAENSVPSVPRAVPSQSVAPAQHPAVGKIADYDPQSSNHQFQSPYSMRTSQTLIYNSEIGGSVMEPVPTRQIGSVHDMDPVNHNYGSLGMGRVYRAIYDYEAQDEDEVSFQDGDLIINVSSIDRGWMTGQVQRTGRVGMLPANYVELANNI; this is encoded by the exons ATGAATAAAGGATGTGCACGATGTGAAAAAACGGTATATCCAACCGAAGAATTGAAGTGTCTGGATAAG GTGTGGCACAAATTATGTTTCAAATGCAAGGATTGTGGTATGGCTCTCAACATGAGGAACTACAAAGGCTTCAACAAGGAACCTTATTGTGACGC GCATGTACCAAAAGCCAAGGCCACCACAATGGCGGAGACCCCTGAACTGAAACGGATAgctgaaaacacaaaaatccAATCAAATGTAAAGTACCATGCGGACTTCGAAAAGAGCAAaggaaaattcacacaagttGCCGACGACCCAGAAACGTTGCGCATCAagcaaaacacaaaaattataagtaaTGTGGCCTATCATGGTGAATTGCAAAGGAAGGCCGATATGGAACAAAGGCGGCAATTGAACGAAAACGGCAACGCTGAAAATTCCGTACCGTCGGTGCCGAGAGCAGTGCCAAGTCAGAGTGTCGCGCCGGCGCAACATCCTGCTGTTGGGAAGATCGCTGATTACGATCCCCAA tCATCCAATCACCAATTTCAAAGTCCGTACTCTATGAGGACGTCGCAAACATTGATTTACAATTCCGAAATTGGAGGGAGCGTGATGGAACCAGTGCCTACCAGGCAGATCGGTTCGGTTCACGACATGGACCCTGTTAATCACAACTATGGATCACTAGGAATGGGACGAGTGTACAG GGCGATATACGATTATGAGGCTCAAGATGAGGACGAAGTCAGTTTCCAAGATGGAGACCTGATTATTAATGTGAGCAGTATCGACCGAGGTTGGATGACTGGACAAGTGCAGCGGACTGGGCGGGTGGGGATGTTGCCGGCCAATTACGTGGAATTAGCCAACAATATTTAg
- the LOC136417016 gene encoding uncharacterized protein, whose translation MSDDLLQGLRDAVADAVPEAEVDSKADLNELMKALEKIPGFSGSDKETLLRNLAMNRARPPIGDVVTNPWVEFSILFGLTSLVVLLIAFIGYRLYENMALKEKRKELKKLQKEQKKKK comes from the exons ATGTCTGACGATCTGCTGCAAGGATTGAGGGATGCCGTCGCCGATGCGGTCCCAGAAGCTGAAGTGGACTCTAAAGCTGATTTGAACGAATTGATGAAAGCTCTGGAGAAGATACCTGGATTCTCAGGTAGCGATAAAGAAACATTGCTTAGAAATCTAGCTATGAATAGAGCACGACCCCCTATCGGTGATGTCGTAACGAACCCTTGGGTggagttttcaattttatttggcTTGACAAGTTTGGTGGTCCTACTAATAG CATTCATCGGCTACAGGTTGTATGAAAATATGGCtctaaaagaaaaacgaaaagaattgaagaagctacaaaaagagcaaaagaagaagaaatag